The region aacccatcaaaaatcaggtcacaacccaccagtgggtcctgattcacagtttgggaaccagtggcctaGCTACTATAGTATATAGCATATATTGAACATAAGCAACATGTCGCTCAATCATATGATCCAGAGTTGGACACATAATAGCATACACCATTATGGGTTTCAATGGATAGCTGCAATTTTATTGGATGCACTGGTTAAGATTTACGTACTTATTGGGACTCATAGAATCTCCTTCAGAAGTTCTATTTCCTTGAGTCAAGGATGCTCAAAGTGTAGGAATTTAGGAGAATACTTGAAATGAACTCACTTTACTTGTTCCTGTGTCAGATGCTACTGCCCTATGTTTTCCTTCATAGGTGGGTTCTCTGTGATATGATGCCAGAAGAGAATGAAACAGAAGCTTTGGAATTCATACTGCTTGGTTTTTCAAATCATCCCAAACTGGAACCCATTCTCTTCATAATCTTCTTCCTTGTATACACCGCAACCTTGTTTGGGAACATTGGCATCATTGCCCTAGCCACAGCAGATCCCCGCTTACACACCCCTATGTACTTTTTCCTGAGGCACCTGGCGTTTTTGAACCTTTGCTACACCACGGCTGTAGTCCCCAAGATGTTGTCCAACCTGATATTCACCAAGAAAACCATATCATATCATTTTTGCTTCACTCAAACTTATATCACTCTCTTTCTGGGAGCAGCAGAATGTGTCCTTCTGGCTGTAATGGCTTTTGACCGCTATGTCGCTGTGTGTCACCCCCTGCGTTACACCATAATAATGAACCACCAGGTCTGTGTGAGGATTGCAGCTGTATCTTGGACAATCAGCTTTCTCACCTCTGTGGTCCCACTCTATTTAAGTTTGCTCCCTCTTTGTGGACCTTATGTCATTAACCATGTTTTCTGTGAGGCCCCTGTCTTGCTGCACATGATCTGCACTGATACTTCGTTGAATGAACTGCTAATGTTAATAGGGGGAGCAGGTACGCTAATGCTGCCTTTCATCTTGGTTCTGGTGTCCTATGGCCATATCATCTGCGCGATCGTCAGACTGCAAAGTACTGGCAGCAGGCGCAAAGCTTTTTCCACCTGCTCGTCTCATTTGGTAGTGGTTACGATCTATTATGGGACAGGGATGTTCATGTACATGAGGCCCAAATCCAGTTACTCACCCGAGAATGACAAATTGATTTCAGTGTTTTATGCTGTCATCAACCCAATGTTGAACCCAATCATCTATAGTTTCAGGAATAAGGAAGTCAAGGACTCATTGATGAGAGCTATTGGAAGGAATGTATTGGCCAAGTAACATTAAACATGGACTTTCATTGTTGTGGCTAGCAGGATAttagaggtggttctggaactccaaagaagagcacatgctttacacaTTGAAGGTTCTGGGTTTAATCCCTTACTTATCCAGGCAGATTTGGGAAGAGAATTTATGCATGTCAGCTTAGATCCAAAGTTCCTAAACTGGGGTGCAACggtgccccagccagggaacctctgccactgccccctAAGGTGCGGGGCAGTAGCGACTGCAAGAAAGCAATCACCACAATTGTGCTACTGCCTAggacaaaagggttttttgtggtgatggcgtctggtctggacgcctttaaaaggggattggaaagtttctggaggaaaaatccattacgggttacaagctatgatgtgtatgcgcaacctcctgattttagaaatgggttatgtcagaatgccaggtgcaagggagggcaccaggatgaggtctcttgttatctggtgtgctccctggggcatttggtgggccgctgtgagatacaggaagctggactagatgggcctatggcctgatccagtggggctgttcttaggttcttacctgggggtcactctGGCTCTCCTCAGGGTCCAGGGAATCTGTGACCTCCTCTACAGTCCTTTtgttgcaaaactggaaatggccCTCTTTTTTGTGTAGGAAGGTGCTCATAAGGGGTCAtaggctccccagagagccataccaacccccaggtaagtttaaaaaaaacaaaaacaactgtcCTTTGCTGGCGGAAGATTGATCATGAAGATTGATCATGAATCTGGTGGCAGATTGATCAtgtcacctgccctctcccccgcaagcacttacaggttcccaaactctccctgagagtttgagaaccactggcttaggcaaTACGGATCTAAATAAACCAAGATTCTGACTAAGTGTAAGGAAACTTCCTGCATAATCTCATGTATATTTCCTGCCATGTCCAAGACCTAACCATTAATTGGAATCAGTCTCCTGCATCCAGTTGACAGAAAGTGCATCTGAACCAGGCAGAAGCTAGCAAACCTAAAGAGGTTCTGAATTGTCGGGCAggccgatcctgagctgcccagggcacccagcctTGCTGGCACTGAGAATGGTTGCTACCGGATCCTGTGTGCTCCGGGCTACCGAGAAGGGGACTTTGGTCAcgcctccccatgccctctctccaccccccgccggcctcccccctccccagaatgcctccttccctccccctgtgagactgccaagctgcagaggCTGGGTACCCACCCACACTAGCCccgtgccagcccagcaccagccggtgaggtgaggtgaggcttgcaaatgtgccttatggcacatttgcgacagtgcacagcGACACAAAGCCACAGCACCaagcccagaattgggctctgaattgtCTTTAGGATGTGGCTTAATGTGGCCTAGGATGTAGATATTGCAAAAGAGAAATCATTCTTCAGTGGTTGATCACTTGTACCCCAAACATGAACATTTTGGTTTATTACATCCAATAAAGCTATTATATTTGTGAAGTCTGTGTCTTTTCTATCACTTTCTGAGTTGCAGTGCCTTAATTTATCCTCAGAGGATGACTGGATGATCTAGCTCTAGCAAATGCACATGGGTGCCTAGAAGGAGCAGTAATTAATCACTTGGATTTATCAACACTAGTCATTTAAGTTAGGAATGGGGGACAGTTTTTCAATGCGTAACCTATGTGGAGACTCAGACCAGGAGCAATTCAAAAACTTTATAGTCCTCGCAGGCATGGATTACAACAGATCAAAGAGGGAATGGTTGAGCTGTCTATCCATATCTGTGCATGCAGTAGTTGGCAAGAATCCTTAAATGGCCCCATTGAAAATAATCTTGTTGAACAATAGGAAACTAACAAGAAGGtccattttgaaaagaaaaatagattcCTTTTAATTGAAGAAATAATATATCAAATAGATGGAAGTTCTACCAATTTAATGTGATTCGGTGTTAATTAATCAGAGATTCCCAAGTTCTGTCAACAATCTCACAGATACATATTTGGGTACCTGGAAAGAAGACAAATTTCCAGTGCAACCGAGGTGATTTCCTTTAGCTCTTGAAGGTAAGCATTTAGAAAACATTTGCATTGGGAAGCTATTTCTCCTCTAATTTGTTAAATGGCATTCATATATATAATGTATGAGTTTTAGAGACCTGGTTCTGTCAGTCTAAATGTGTGTTGGCACTCAATATTCCAGTCTGTCCTAATGGCTACAAGTTACAATGGCTTTGTGCTCCTTCCACATTCAGAGACAGTATTTCTCTGAATATCAGGTGCAGAAATGATAGCAGGAGAGAAGCATGCCTTTCTCTCCAGCTTATTGGTTTtccaggggcagggggtggactaCTGGGGAAACAGAATACTGAACTAGATTGATCTTTCACCTGATCAGTAGGGCTTTGTGTACGTTTTTATGTTATGCAAAATAACATCACAGCCCAGGGagctaagggtcaaatcctacccaacttttcacccctggtgtagccgtgacaatggggtttgcactgcatcctgttgtgggaggATAGTTatgaaggcctccacaaggtaagggaacatttgttcccttgcctaggggctgcactggagctgcaccggagctgcaccgggataggattgggccctaaatcaatgGAGCAGATGTTTTGGTATATACGTTTAGGTTTGGGATAAaactataccaggggtctctaaacttttcagccgaagggcctcatcaaatttctggcatggtgtcaagggccggaaaaaaaaatataaaatttaaataaatacattagcaatggaacttagaagaatgactgaaatgaatgaatgaatgggctcaaatgttcaggatttctccaagcaccaacacagcccaagaaataaagcacacacacttaaatggacccccattcctccaccccacaagcacaactctggttgtgtttggtcaactgggccagaggctctcaggggatcagaggctggccgcgggccagacagAAGCTCTCCGTAGGctgcatctagcccccgggccagggtttggagacccctggactataCCTTTGGTCACATGGATAGTGGTTCTTTTGGTAGTTACTCTGACATGGATAATACCAGCCTGTGGGCCATTCATACACTTGTCATTTGGGTTAATTCCATATATATGGTGGGTGTTATCAGATCGGTGCATTGAATGCAATGCAACAGCTACAGTTCTGTATGTGCAGATATTCAGTCTTAACAATACTTTTATTACTTTTGGAGGAGGATGGATAATGGGATTGTACATACAGGTGAAATGCTGCATAGACATACACCCCACACATACATCCCTGTAGCAACCCCAATAAGCATACTGTAGTATTAGATCAGTGAATGGGTAAACCAGCCCACAGTCATTTCCAACTTCAAGCAAACCATTTGAATGACTCCCTCATGTGTGATATGCCCATTGCACCCAAAATCTGTTATTGTTGTGAGTGAATAGAAATTACGTTGATTTTATGTTCAAAACAGAAATTGGGTGTTTTGAAGTTAAGGTTCATAGCGATTCATCtaaaggctgcaagcctatccatgcCTATCTGAGAGTAAACACCACTGAACATAgtgagagttacttctgaatGAACAAGAACATAATTATGCTGTAAAGAACTGGTGATCAGAATAAACATACAAGCCAATAAGAACTATGCAACTAGGGACTTTGGcatgtttctttctctttttacccctttcccctttcctttgtCCATGGCAAAAGACTTTCTAAACTGAAGGACTTTAAACAATAGTATAAGATTTCTCAGAAAAGAATGcagttcaaaggaaaaaaaaaactgacacaTTTCTCATCGGCTTTTCACAGTTTTTCACCCTAAATTTCATAAGTGGGACTAAAGCAAAAGCCTTCCCCCATGTTTTCTTTCCAACAACTGTTAATTATAGTCATAGTGCCTGCACATGTCATAGTTAACAATGGTTAAAAGACTTACAGCACATTCCTATTcaagtgtactcagaagtaagtcccattgagttcagtgggtcttactcctaggtcagtgggcataggattgcagccataggatCCCTTTATTTGCCTAACTCCCCCATCACAATAATGCCAATCATGACAATggttaaatgaataaatgaaagaatgaaaCTTTTGCTCTCATTTCtgacttttcatttttttaacccATTGGTTCCTAGGGAATAATAAAAATGTACCAAAATATGGAGAAAGGTAATAAGAGCATTGTGATGGAATTCATCCTGCTGGGGTTTCAGAACATTCGCTCTGTGGAGATTCTGCTCTTCGTCACCTTCTTCTTTATCTATGCACTGAACATTACGGGGAATGCCACAATCATTGCACTAGTACTGACCAGCCGCCCACTTCAAGTTCCCATGTATTTTTTCTTGAGTAATCTCTCCTTCCTGGAGCTCATGATCACCTCCACTGTCATGCCTAAGATGCTAGTGAATATGATCATCGGGAAGAAAAGCATCTCCTTTGTGGGATGTCTCACTCAGTCATTTTTTTATTTCCTCATGGGCTCAACGGAATTCTTCATCCTGGCTGTCATGTCCTTTGACCGCTACCTTGCCATATGCTACCCCCTACGTTATGCATCCATAATGAGCACCAAGGTCTGTTTCCAGCTTCTCGTCGGATCATGGGTTGGAGGTTTCTTAATCATTCTGGTTCCCAGCATTGTGACTGCTGGCCTACCATTCTGCGGGCCAAACCTTGTCAACCACTTCTTCTGTGACAGCGCCCCCTTGCTGAAACTGGTCTGTGCAGACACATCACTGGCTGAACAGGTTGACTTTGGGACGTCTTGTATACTGCTGCTAGGCTCACTTTCTGTAACGGTTGTGTCCTACATCTATATAATTACTGCTATCCTAAAGATGCCGACAGCGCAAGGGCGGAAGAAGGCCTTCTCAACCTGTGTTTCTCACATCACTGTGGTGACGTTATATTATGGGAGTTCTATCTTCATTTATGTCCGCCCCACCAAAGGGAATGTTCTAGATTTCAACAAAATGGGCACTGTGCTGAACACAATAGTGACTCCCATGCTAAACCCTTTCATATACTGTCTGAGGAATGAGAAGGTTAAGGAGTCCTTAAGGGATGTGTTCAAGAAAAGCATAGTGATTCTTAAGAAATGAACAGAAACATTAAGGTGCTATCCAGCAACAGTTATGCACATGTAAGATCATCTGAGCTCAACAGAGGATTGCTAGTCTGGTATAGTGTCTAGTGGTTTAGACAGATCAGGAAGGCCCAAATTCCAGACTCCATGTAGCTACAAAGATTTGAATAAGTACCACCTAGGTGTTGACTTAGGTattgacctacagcccaatcctatccacactttcctggcagtaggccccattgattctaatgggatttacttctgagtaggcatgcataggattgggctgctagtcactgTTAGTCATCTTCATTGATCTCTCAAGGCAGTAAAGATAAACTGGGGGAGATCGCACATACTTCCATGAAAGAAAACTAGGAGTGGAATAGAAATGTAGTGGGTACATTTAAGCAAAGATTAAATGGGACATAAACATGGTTGGCTGGATGAATCATCACTGTGCATTTCAAACATAGAcatgtttatatttatattatgaaGCATTTGTTTTTCAGAGTTAACTATCAGTTCTTCAGTTCCAGTTTTGCTTatgagcaggggtctccaaaccccggcccaggggccagatgcggcccgcagtgagcctctatccggcctgcggccagcctcttgtcccctgaaagaggactgaacactcaactgaacatgaccagagctgtgctctgcttgcatctggagggtattctgaggacCGGAgaagctgagtgaatgagcccactcattcatttattcattcatctaagttccatccctaatttatttatttaaattttatatttaaattttttcccagccctcagcactgcaccagatatttcatgtggccctctggccaaaacgtttggagacccctgcttttgAGTGATCCAGTAAAAAACTAAATTTTCTTAAAGGGTCAttacaataaatattttttttccttagtgGCTCAgtttatttcaattaaattatCTAACTTTGCTAAATAGAATTGTTCCATGCTGAGTccctgctaacagcccaatcctgagctgcccagcacccagggctccagcggtgccgaaaatggatGCCGCCGCATTCAgcctgctccaggcagccactgcctcctcctcgggagaagaggacttttgttcccttcccccagctaaaGCAAGTAGCCTTGCAGTGCAGCGTCTCAATTCTATGGTGACCTGAGGGttggcgtagaatgaagagcctctgtgtcaggcagccaacatggaggctctggatccactgGTCCCGCTTCCCgaccaccccgctccctccctcccttcagaatgcctcctcccctccttcccccacgcctccacctacctctccactgcccatgGTCTGCACGgcagccaagcagcagagctccagagctccaccagtgctagcccagtgccggccagcactggcgtagcactggtgctagggcccgcaaatgtgccggcatgcatatgattgggacCAAAGTCCCTTGTTGATTTTTTGAAAGGAGAATTTGGTTTACATCCAAAAGTTTCTTTCTTCAGAATCTCCTCTTCTGTGGTCAGATCTCTGAATGCAAAAGAAgtttgtttccttttctgttttggaGGAAAGGAACCATTGATCTATGTAAGTCAGCACAGTATAAATTCATGTATGTGATATACATTCTCAGCTgcttctgagagtagaactagatccagggGGTACAAACTGTAAGAGAATAGATTCCGATTGGacaccaggaagaaattcttgaccaTCAGAGCAGTTTGGCAGTaaaacagattgccgagggaggtggtaaATTCTCTCTCATTGGAGATCTCCAAGCAGAACCTTGACAGgtacctgctagagatgctctaggacagtgattttcaaccactgtgccatggcacactggtgtgccacaaatggtccacaggcatgccgcaggagtttgggggagggtcatttattattagggctgtTTGGAGATGTGAACCTCCcgctgacagcatggtgtgccttgtcgatagtaaaaaaacaacagctgatggagtgcctttacaattttagcaccctgtcagtgtactgtgagatgaaaaagtttgaaaaccactgctctaggaagatttcctgttacaggcagcgggttggactag is a window of Tiliqua scincoides isolate rTilSci1 chromosome 5, rTilSci1.hap2, whole genome shotgun sequence DNA encoding:
- the LOC136652855 gene encoding olfactory receptor 2G3-like — its product is MPEENETEALEFILLGFSNHPKLEPILFIIFFLVYTATLFGNIGIIALATADPRLHTPMYFFLRHLAFLNLCYTTAVVPKMLSNLIFTKKTISYHFCFTQTYITLFLGAAECVLLAVMAFDRYVAVCHPLRYTIIMNHQVCVRIAAVSWTISFLTSVVPLYLSLLPLCGPYVINHVFCEAPVLLHMICTDTSLNELLMLIGGAGTLMLPFILVLVSYGHIICAIVRLQSTGSRRKAFSTCSSHLVVVTIYYGTGMFMYMRPKSSYSPENDKLISVFYAVINPMLNPIIYSFRNKEVKDSLMRAIGRNVLAK
- the LOC136652856 gene encoding olfactory receptor 6M1-like — encoded protein: MEKGNKSIVMEFILLGFQNIRSVEILLFVTFFFIYALNITGNATIIALVLTSRPLQVPMYFFLSNLSFLELMITSTVMPKMLVNMIIGKKSISFVGCLTQSFFYFLMGSTEFFILAVMSFDRYLAICYPLRYASIMSTKVCFQLLVGSWVGGFLIILVPSIVTAGLPFCGPNLVNHFFCDSAPLLKLVCADTSLAEQVDFGTSCILLLGSLSVTVVSYIYIITAILKMPTAQGRKKAFSTCVSHITVVTLYYGSSIFIYVRPTKGNVLDFNKMGTVLNTIVTPMLNPFIYCLRNEKVKESLRDVFKKSIVILKK